Proteins from a genomic interval of Xanthomonas sp. AM6:
- a CDS encoding glycosyltransferase family 2 protein, which produces MSTATPELSIVIPVYRSATILPVLADRIEQALGTAFHDNFEVILVNDCSPDDSWEVLLRLAADRPWWKVVNLRKNAGQHNAILVGLRLSSGRRVVTMDDDLQHSPEDIPLLLGALNQKVDVCYAKFRSKQHPLWKRAGSAFNDAVANRLLGKPPGLYLSPFKAMVGGIRDEVIKFTGPHVYLDGLILSATNRLTTITLDHHQRADGQSGYSLRKSISLWLKMATSFSLLPLRLASMSGLMFAALGFLLALAFVIQRFTLNAMPVGWSSLIVSALIMGGIQLMALGIIGEYLGRVLLHVNGNPQAVVESTRNFDQRKSS; this is translated from the coding sequence ATGTCGACCGCCACCCCTGAACTTTCGATCGTAATACCCGTGTACCGGAGTGCTACGATCCTGCCCGTTCTGGCCGACAGGATCGAACAGGCCCTGGGTACGGCATTCCATGACAACTTCGAAGTCATCCTGGTGAATGACTGCAGCCCGGACGATTCGTGGGAGGTGCTGCTACGGCTGGCCGCCGACCGTCCTTGGTGGAAAGTGGTCAATCTGCGCAAGAATGCCGGCCAGCACAACGCCATCCTGGTGGGCTTGCGCCTCTCCAGCGGCCGGCGCGTCGTCACCATGGACGACGATCTGCAGCATTCGCCGGAAGACATTCCCCTACTGCTAGGCGCGCTGAACCAAAAGGTGGACGTCTGCTACGCCAAGTTCCGCAGCAAACAACACCCGCTGTGGAAACGCGCGGGCAGTGCATTCAACGACGCTGTTGCAAACCGGCTGCTAGGCAAGCCCCCCGGCCTGTACCTATCCCCGTTCAAGGCGATGGTGGGCGGCATCCGCGACGAAGTCATCAAGTTCACCGGGCCGCATGTCTACCTGGACGGACTCATCCTGTCGGCGACCAATCGGCTGACCACCATCACGCTGGACCATCATCAGCGGGCCGATGGCCAATCGGGCTACAGCTTGCGAAAATCGATATCGCTATGGCTGAAGATGGCGACCAGCTTCTCGCTTCTGCCGCTGCGGCTCGCCTCGATGTCGGGGCTCATGTTCGCCGCGCTGGGATTCCTCCTGGCGCTGGCGTTCGTGATTCAGCGCTTCACCCTGAACGCCATGCCCGTGGGCTGGTCGTCTTTGATCGTATCGGCGCTGATCATGGGGGGAATCCAACTGATGGCGCTGGGGATCATCGGCGAGTACTTGGGCCGAGTACTTCTCCATGTCAATGGAAATCCGCAGGCGGTGGTGGAATCCACGCGCAACTTCGACCAGCGAAAATCATCGTGA
- the rfbA gene encoding glucose-1-phosphate thymidylyltransferase RfbA, translated as MTQRKGIILAGGSGTRLYPLTKGVSKQLLPVYDKPMIYYPLSVLMLSGIREVLIINTPHEQALFQALLGDGSQWGMDIQYAVQPSPDGLAQAYLIGRDFVAGQPSCLVLGDNIFYGHGLTGLLRRASAHTVGATVFGYWVSDPERYGVAEFDADGRVVNIEEKPAAPRSNYAVTGLYFYDGRAAEFAAELRPSARGELEITDLNRRYLQEGSLQLQPLGRGYAWLDTGTHQSLHEASNFIETIQARQGLQVCCPEEIAYGQRWIDEQQLERLAVPLSKSHYGHYLLDLIKRGRVP; from the coding sequence ATGACGCAACGCAAAGGCATCATCTTGGCCGGCGGCTCCGGTACACGGCTCTATCCGCTGACCAAGGGCGTCAGCAAGCAGCTGCTGCCGGTCTACGACAAGCCGATGATCTACTACCCGCTGAGCGTGCTGATGCTGTCGGGCATCCGCGAAGTGCTGATCATCAATACCCCGCATGAGCAGGCGCTGTTCCAGGCGCTGCTGGGAGACGGGTCGCAATGGGGCATGGACATCCAGTACGCCGTGCAGCCGAGTCCCGACGGGCTGGCGCAGGCGTACCTCATCGGCCGCGATTTCGTTGCCGGACAGCCCAGCTGCCTGGTGCTGGGCGACAACATCTTCTACGGGCATGGCTTGACCGGCCTGCTCAGGCGCGCCAGCGCGCACACCGTCGGCGCGACGGTGTTCGGCTACTGGGTGAGCGATCCCGAGCGTTACGGCGTCGCGGAGTTCGACGCTGATGGGCGGGTCGTCAACATCGAAGAGAAGCCGGCGGCACCCCGCTCCAACTATGCGGTCACTGGCCTGTATTTCTACGATGGGCGTGCCGCCGAGTTCGCTGCGGAGTTGCGCCCTTCGGCGCGCGGGGAACTGGAGATCACCGATCTCAATCGCCGCTACCTGCAGGAAGGATCACTGCAACTGCAGCCGCTCGGCCGCGGCTATGCCTGGCTGGATACGGGGACGCATCAATCGCTGCACGAGGCTTCCAACTTCATCGAGACCATCCAGGCGCGGCAGGGCCTGCAGGTCTGCTGTCCGGAAGAGATCGCCTATGGCCAGCGCTGGATCGACGAACAACAGCTGGAGCGCTTGGCGGTGCCTCTTTCCAAGAGCCATTACGGCCACTACCTGCTCGACCTGATCAAGCGGGGGCGCGTGCCATGA
- the rfbB gene encoding dTDP-glucose 4,6-dehydratase: protein MPTWLVTGGAGFIGGNFVLEAVALGIRVVNLDALTYAGNLNTLSSLAGNPDHVFVHGDIGDRGLVRRILREHAPDAVVNFAAESHVDRSIDGPGAFVQTNVVGTLALLEEVRDYWKALAPERSEAFRFLHISTDEVYGSLGATGKFTESTPYAPNSPYSASKAASDHLVRAFHHTYGLPVLTTNCSNNYGPYHFPEKLIPLVIARALAGDSLPVYGDGKQVRDWLFVSDHCEAIRTVLDKGAVGQTYNVGGNSERQNIEVVQAICVLLDARRPREDGRPRACQISYVADRPGHDRRYAIDASKLKNELGWEPKHTFEQGIAKTVDWYLTHQEWVRSVLDGSYRLERIGTAA, encoded by the coding sequence GTGCCGACTTGGCTCGTCACCGGTGGGGCAGGGTTCATTGGCGGCAATTTTGTCCTGGAGGCGGTCGCACTCGGCATCCGCGTGGTCAATCTCGATGCCCTGACCTATGCGGGAAACCTGAACACGCTGTCCTCCCTGGCCGGCAACCCGGACCATGTCTTCGTCCATGGCGACATCGGCGACCGCGGCCTGGTGCGGCGGATATTGCGGGAGCATGCGCCGGACGCGGTCGTGAACTTCGCTGCCGAAAGCCATGTGGACCGCTCGATCGACGGGCCAGGCGCGTTCGTCCAGACCAACGTCGTCGGCACGCTGGCCCTGCTGGAAGAGGTGCGCGACTACTGGAAGGCCTTGGCACCCGAGCGCAGCGAGGCCTTCCGTTTTCTGCACATCTCTACCGACGAGGTGTACGGCTCGCTCGGCGCGACCGGCAAGTTCACCGAATCGACGCCCTATGCGCCGAACTCGCCGTATTCGGCCTCCAAGGCGGCCTCCGACCATCTGGTGCGTGCGTTCCACCACACCTACGGGTTGCCGGTGTTGACCACCAACTGCTCGAACAACTACGGCCCATACCATTTCCCCGAGAAACTCATCCCGCTGGTGATAGCCAGGGCGTTGGCCGGCGATTCGTTGCCGGTCTATGGCGACGGCAAGCAGGTGCGCGACTGGCTGTTCGTAAGCGACCACTGCGAGGCGATCCGTACGGTGCTGGACAAGGGCGCCGTGGGCCAGACCTACAACGTGGGCGGGAACTCCGAGCGCCAGAACATCGAAGTGGTGCAGGCGATCTGCGTACTGCTCGACGCGCGGCGCCCGCGCGAAGACGGCCGGCCGCGTGCCTGCCAGATCAGCTACGTGGCCGATCGCCCCGGCCACGACCGCCGTTATGCTATCGATGCGTCCAAGCTCAAGAACGAGTTGGGCTGGGAGCCGAAACACACGTTCGAGCAGGGCATCGCCAAAACGGTGGACTGGTACCTCACCCACCAGGAATGGGTGCGAAGCGTGCTCGACGGCAGCTACCGGCTCGAGCGCATCGGTACCGCAGCGTGA
- the rfbD gene encoding dTDP-4-dehydrorhamnose reductase, whose product MSVLVFGSNGQVGRAVVRALDGRMPVLAATRSGRSGDGRACLQADFDRPAEIRALLDAERPSQVVNAAAYTAVDRAEGERDAAFRVNAHTPALIAQWCASHDVPLVHYSTDYVFDGRGHRPYRVDDPVAPLSVYGESKLAGERAIQEAGGRHLIFRTAWVYAAYGNNFLRTMLKLAAERDELRVVADQIGTPTPAALIAAVTARALDGVAASGIWHLTAAGQTTWHGFAEQLLARAVERGLLARMPRVQAIASVDFPTVARRPAYSCLDPGELARTFGVRLPDWREGLAEVMDALPPAQR is encoded by the coding sequence GTGAGCGTACTGGTCTTCGGCAGCAACGGGCAGGTGGGGCGGGCAGTGGTGCGTGCCCTGGACGGGCGCATGCCCGTGCTCGCGGCGACGCGCAGCGGGCGCTCGGGCGACGGACGCGCCTGCCTGCAAGCGGATTTCGACCGGCCTGCCGAGATCCGCGCGCTGCTCGACGCCGAGCGTCCGAGCCAGGTGGTGAACGCGGCGGCATACACCGCGGTGGACAGGGCCGAAGGCGAACGCGATGCTGCGTTTCGCGTCAACGCCCACACGCCCGCGCTGATTGCGCAATGGTGCGCGTCGCATGATGTTCCGCTGGTGCACTACTCGACCGATTACGTGTTCGACGGCCGCGGCCACAGGCCATACCGGGTCGACGATCCAGTGGCGCCGTTGAGCGTCTATGGCGAGAGCAAGTTGGCGGGCGAGCGCGCGATCCAGGAGGCGGGCGGGCGGCATCTGATCTTCCGCACCGCATGGGTATATGCCGCGTACGGAAACAACTTCCTGCGCACGATGCTGAAGCTGGCGGCGGAACGCGACGAGCTGCGGGTAGTGGCCGACCAGATCGGCACGCCGACGCCGGCAGCGCTGATCGCGGCGGTCACCGCGCGTGCGCTGGATGGAGTGGCGGCCAGCGGCATCTGGCACCTGACCGCAGCTGGCCAGACCACCTGGCACGGTTTCGCCGAACAGCTTCTTGCGCGGGCGGTCGAGCGCGGCTTGCTTGCGCGCATGCCGCGGGTGCAGGCGATCGCCAGCGTGGACTTTCCCACCGTGGCACGGCGGCCGGCCTATTCCTGCCTGGATCCGGGCGAACTGGCGCGAACGTTCGGCGTGCGGTTGCCGGATTGGCGCGAAGGGCTCGCCGAGGTGATGGACGCTCTTCCCCCCGCGCAGCGATGA
- a CDS encoding electron transfer flavoprotein subunit beta/FixA family protein, whose protein sequence is MKILVAYKRVVDYNVRIQVKPDGSGVVTEGVKLSPNPFDEIALEEALRLRDAGIASEVVVVTLAPADAAAHLRNGLAMGANRAIHVVTDAAIQPLTAARTLLKLVEQEQPDLVILGKQAIDDDANQTGQMLATLWGRPQATFAGKLVVADGKATVTREVDAGLETLEVDLPAVVTTDLRLNEPRFIKLPDIMKAKSKPLQTLAFADLGVESNDSLTTTHYAPPPKRSRGVMVKDAAELVAALKQKGLL, encoded by the coding sequence ATGAAAATCCTCGTCGCCTACAAGCGCGTGGTGGACTACAACGTCCGCATCCAGGTCAAGCCGGATGGCTCCGGCGTCGTGACCGAGGGCGTCAAGCTTTCCCCCAATCCGTTCGACGAAATCGCCCTGGAAGAGGCGCTGCGCCTGCGCGACGCCGGCATCGCCAGCGAGGTCGTGGTGGTTACCCTGGCCCCGGCCGATGCCGCCGCGCACCTGCGCAACGGCCTGGCGATGGGTGCCAACCGCGCCATCCACGTGGTCACCGACGCCGCGATCCAGCCGCTGACCGCCGCCCGCACGCTGCTCAAGCTGGTCGAGCAGGAACAGCCGGACCTGGTGATCCTGGGCAAGCAGGCGATCGACGACGACGCCAACCAGACCGGGCAGATGCTGGCCACGCTGTGGGGCCGCCCACAGGCGACCTTCGCCGGCAAGCTGGTCGTCGCCGACGGCAAGGCCACCGTGACCCGCGAGGTCGATGCCGGCCTGGAAACGCTGGAAGTGGACCTGCCGGCCGTGGTCACCACCGATCTGCGCCTGAACGAGCCGCGCTTCATCAAACTGCCGGACATCATGAAGGCCAAGAGCAAGCCGCTGCAGACCCTGGCGTTCGCCGACCTGGGCGTGGAATCCAACGACAGCCTGACCACCACCCACTACGCCCCGCCGCCCAAGCGCAGCCGCGGCGTGATGGTCAAGGACGCCGCCGAACTGGTGGCCGCACTCAAGCAGAAGGGGTTGCTGTAA
- a CDS encoding NAD(P)/FAD-dependent oxidoreductase, which yields MQRYHTAVVGGGFSGLASAYALARAGKSVIVLERDAELGGLAGGFTVGNEVLEKFYHHWFNNDREIFQLIDELGARDNVLLRPTRTGMYYARQFFRLSTPLDLLRFKALPFFDRVRLGIAVLRARRIKDWRQLEGLSAKEWLIDLCGQRAYDVVWDPLLVGKFGAVADDISAVWFWKKLVLRGGSRSSAGDEVLAYYRGGFAALANKLADEIRELGGEIRVRCKVTSVVAEGTTATHLQAGDEQIAADNFVLSTPFPISADLLEGMVPPDYVRSLRRIRYLSNVCMVLSLDRSLSETYWLNVNDPGFPYVGVIEHTNFEPPSSYGGRHIVYLSKYLPPEHPMYTMSDDELVEFSIPHLQKMFPAFSRSWIKDVHVWRADYAQPIAEKHYSKLVPGRATPLENVFVTSMAQVYPEDRGTNYAVREGKGLAAEILSKAKPGA from the coding sequence ATGCAGCGCTATCACACCGCCGTGGTCGGCGGCGGATTCTCCGGACTGGCCAGCGCGTACGCCCTCGCGCGCGCAGGCAAATCGGTGATCGTATTGGAACGTGACGCGGAGCTGGGCGGACTGGCCGGCGGCTTCACCGTGGGCAACGAGGTGCTGGAGAAGTTCTACCACCACTGGTTCAACAACGATCGCGAAATATTCCAGCTGATAGACGAGTTGGGAGCCCGCGACAACGTATTGCTGCGTCCGACGCGCACCGGCATGTACTATGCGCGGCAGTTTTTCCGCCTCAGCACGCCCCTGGATCTGTTGCGCTTCAAAGCGCTGCCGTTCTTCGACAGGGTGCGGCTGGGAATAGCGGTGTTGCGCGCGCGCAGGATCAAGGACTGGCGCCAGTTGGAAGGCCTTAGCGCCAAGGAATGGCTGATCGATCTTTGCGGACAGCGGGCCTACGACGTGGTATGGGATCCGTTGCTGGTGGGCAAGTTCGGCGCGGTGGCGGACGACATCTCGGCCGTGTGGTTCTGGAAGAAACTGGTGCTGCGCGGCGGCAGCAGAAGCAGCGCGGGAGACGAGGTGCTGGCGTACTACCGCGGCGGTTTCGCCGCGCTGGCGAACAAACTGGCGGACGAGATCAGGGAGCTCGGCGGCGAGATCAGGGTCCGCTGCAAGGTCACCTCGGTCGTTGCGGAGGGCACCACGGCAACCCACCTGCAGGCGGGCGACGAGCAGATCGCGGCGGACAACTTTGTCTTGTCTACGCCTTTTCCCATTTCCGCCGACCTGCTCGAAGGGATGGTTCCGCCGGACTATGTGCGATCCCTTCGGCGCATACGCTATCTTTCCAACGTCTGCATGGTGCTGTCTTTGGATCGCAGCCTATCGGAGACGTACTGGCTGAACGTCAACGACCCGGGCTTTCCCTATGTCGGCGTGATTGAGCACACCAACTTCGAACCGCCGAGCTCCTATGGCGGCCGTCATATCGTATACCTGTCGAAATATCTCCCGCCCGAACACCCGATGTATACGATGAGCGACGACGAACTCGTCGAATTTTCGATACCGCATCTGCAGAAGATGTTCCCGGCGTTTTCGCGCAGCTGGATCAAGGACGTGCACGTATGGCGCGCCGACTACGCGCAGCCGATCGCGGAGAAGCACTATTCCAAACTCGTCCCGGGACGGGCCACGCCGCTTGAGAACGTATTCGTGACCAGCATGGCGCAGGTCTATCCAGAAGATCGTGGAACCAATTACGCCGTGCGCGAGGGCAAGGGCCTTGCCGCCGAGATCCTTTCCAAGGCAAAGCCTGGCGCGTGA
- a CDS encoding class I SAM-dependent methyltransferase, which produces MQKISEDAVRWAYRLLLDREVESDQVIAQNLGTFSTVSELKRDIVNSAEYRTTQGAPARDAQSPFFHYASTFDPIETMYRHAASGLTAKPGMVVNFLGVVIDPKFFPAILSAKGGEIEAIPIPANWHADIAEWGAALRAVDLSSNDFVMIELGCGWGCWMNNSGVAARAQGRNVKVIGIEADEDHVGFARESLATNGFRPDQIELHRGIASFKTGVALFPKQDIPGSTWGSEPLFDPTPEQRDEAIASGHFDEVAMVPLADVIGSNPRIDLLHIDIQGGEADLVAQNLALLGERVAYMLIGTHSKQIEGRLYSTLLEAGWLLEMERAAIFDLPEGQPRIRVDGVQGWRNPALLPL; this is translated from the coding sequence ATGCAGAAGATTTCCGAAGATGCTGTGAGATGGGCGTATCGGTTGTTGTTGGATCGAGAGGTCGAGAGCGATCAGGTGATTGCTCAGAACTTAGGGACCTTTTCCACCGTAAGCGAGCTCAAGCGGGACATCGTCAACTCTGCGGAGTACCGCACCACCCAGGGTGCACCCGCGCGCGATGCGCAGAGCCCGTTCTTCCACTATGCATCCACGTTCGACCCCATCGAGACCATGTATCGTCACGCCGCGTCGGGGCTTACCGCCAAGCCAGGCATGGTGGTCAACTTCCTCGGCGTAGTGATCGATCCCAAGTTCTTTCCGGCGATCCTGTCAGCCAAAGGCGGCGAGATTGAAGCCATTCCGATTCCGGCCAACTGGCACGCGGATATCGCCGAATGGGGGGCGGCCCTTCGCGCGGTCGACCTGTCGAGCAACGACTTCGTCATGATCGAGCTTGGGTGCGGCTGGGGATGCTGGATGAACAATAGCGGCGTTGCCGCGCGCGCTCAGGGGCGCAACGTAAAGGTGATCGGCATCGAAGCCGACGAAGACCATGTGGGGTTCGCCCGCGAATCGCTCGCCACCAATGGATTTCGTCCGGATCAGATCGAGCTGCACCGCGGAATCGCGTCCTTCAAGACTGGCGTAGCGCTGTTTCCGAAACAGGATATTCCCGGATCGACCTGGGGAAGCGAGCCGTTGTTCGATCCTACGCCGGAGCAGCGGGACGAAGCGATCGCCAGCGGCCACTTCGACGAGGTGGCGATGGTGCCGCTTGCCGATGTCATTGGGTCCAATCCCCGCATCGATCTGCTGCACATCGATATTCAAGGCGGGGAAGCGGATCTCGTGGCACAGAACCTCGCCTTGTTGGGCGAGCGAGTGGCTTACATGCTGATTGGCACTCACTCCAAGCAGATCGAAGGTAGACTCTATTCCACGCTGCTCGAAGCGGGTTGGCTGCTAGAAATGGAACGTGCCGCGATCTTCGATCTTCCCGAAGGACAGCCCCGGATTCGGGTTGACGGCGTGCAAGGATGGCGCAACCCGGCACTTCTTCCGCTCTGA
- a CDS encoding electron transfer flavoprotein subunit alpha/FixB family protein — translation MAKILVVAEHLNGQLNAATAKTVSAAQALSPEAIDIVVLAADPGAVAAQAAQIAGVNRVLTVADPANEHAIAQVLGPQIAQLAQGYSHVFGPSTTFGKDLMPVVAALLGVNQISDLMAVDGDYAFKRPIYAGNAIISVQAPADQTVVATVRSASWPEAAKGGSAAIEAASVSATLPTHTRFVGLAAGKSDRPDLQSAKRVVSGGRGVGSADNFKHIYSLADKLGAAVGASRAAVDAGYVPNELQVGQTGKIIAPDLYLAIGISGAIQHLTGIKDAGTIVAINKDPESPIFEIADIGLVGDLFALLPELERQLG, via the coding sequence ATGGCCAAGATCCTCGTCGTCGCCGAACACCTGAACGGCCAGCTCAACGCGGCCACCGCCAAGACCGTCAGCGCCGCGCAGGCGCTGTCGCCGGAAGCCATCGACATCGTGGTGCTGGCGGCCGATCCTGGCGCCGTCGCCGCCCAGGCCGCGCAGATCGCCGGCGTGAACCGTGTGCTCACCGTCGCCGATCCGGCCAACGAACACGCCATCGCGCAGGTGCTGGGGCCGCAGATCGCGCAGTTGGCGCAGGGCTACAGCCACGTGTTCGGCCCCTCCACCACCTTCGGCAAGGACCTGATGCCGGTGGTCGCCGCGCTGCTTGGCGTCAACCAGATCTCCGACCTGATGGCGGTGGATGGCGACTACGCGTTCAAGCGCCCGATCTACGCGGGCAACGCGATCATCAGCGTGCAGGCGCCCGCCGACCAGACCGTCGTCGCCACCGTGCGCAGCGCCTCGTGGCCGGAAGCGGCCAAGGGCGGCAGCGCCGCGATCGAGGCGGCCAGCGTCAGCGCAACGCTGCCCACCCATACCCGCTTCGTCGGCCTGGCCGCGGGCAAGTCCGACCGCCCCGACCTGCAGAGCGCCAAGCGCGTGGTCTCCGGCGGCCGCGGCGTGGGCTCGGCGGACAACTTCAAGCACATCTACAGCCTGGCCGACAAGCTCGGCGCCGCGGTGGGCGCCTCGCGCGCGGCGGTGGATGCCGGCTACGTGCCCAATGAGCTGCAGGTCGGCCAGACCGGCAAGATCATCGCCCCGGACCTGTACCTGGCCATCGGCATCTCCGGCGCGATCCAGCATCTGACCGGGATCAAGGACGCCGGCACCATCGTGGCGATCAACAAGGACCCGGAATCGCCGATCTTCGAGATCGCGGATATCGGGTTGGTGGGTGATCTGTTCGCGCTGCTGCCGGAACTCGAACGCCAATTGGGCTAA
- a CDS encoding GtrA family protein: MNAPQPMKERNARIRQFVVYALCGGTGVCSDLAIYAALVAFGVNYQLANAAGYAVGTLVSFALNRHFTFQSYDRTLLRLALFFGTALIGYLVSTLLLWVMVSRLDMNVFLAKLATLAVVLVIQFSLNRAVTFRPTTDIAR; the protein is encoded by the coding sequence GTGAACGCTCCGCAGCCAATGAAAGAAAGAAACGCTCGCATCCGCCAGTTCGTCGTTTACGCACTATGCGGTGGAACCGGCGTGTGCAGCGACCTGGCCATCTACGCCGCGCTGGTCGCCTTCGGAGTGAACTACCAATTGGCGAACGCGGCGGGCTACGCCGTGGGCACGCTGGTAAGCTTCGCGCTGAACCGGCATTTCACCTTCCAATCCTACGACCGGACATTGCTCAGGCTTGCGCTGTTTTTTGGCACGGCGCTGATAGGCTATCTGGTCTCCACGCTGTTGCTCTGGGTCATGGTTTCCAGGCTGGACATGAACGTATTCCTGGCAAAGCTGGCCACACTGGCGGTTGTCCTGGTCATCCAGTTCTCGCTCAACCGCGCTGTGACTTTTCGCCCGACTACGGACATTGCTCGATGA
- the rfbC gene encoding dTDP-4-dehydrorhamnose 3,5-epimerase, translated as MKLVHTALPGGIVIEPKVFGDARGEFFEAWNAERFGGSGLPTRFVQSNVSTSTHGVLRGLHYQWPRPQGKLVTVLRGEVYDVIVDIRRGSPHFGRWEAVILSEANKRQLWIPEGFAHGFVALSEQVVFNYLCTDVYVQEADACIRWNDAAIAIDWPIQAPLLSPKDSAAPFLEEIPAERLPIFPS; from the coding sequence ATGAAGTTGGTGCACACCGCGCTGCCAGGGGGCATCGTGATCGAACCGAAGGTGTTCGGCGACGCCCGCGGCGAGTTCTTCGAAGCGTGGAACGCGGAGCGGTTTGGCGGCAGCGGGTTGCCAACGCGGTTCGTGCAGAGCAATGTATCCACCTCGACCCACGGCGTGCTGCGCGGGCTGCACTACCAGTGGCCGCGGCCCCAAGGCAAGCTGGTGACGGTGCTGAGGGGAGAGGTCTACGACGTGATCGTCGACATACGCCGCGGGTCGCCGCATTTCGGCCGCTGGGAGGCGGTGATTCTGAGCGAGGCCAACAAGCGCCAGCTCTGGATTCCGGAAGGCTTCGCGCATGGCTTTGTGGCGCTGTCCGAGCAGGTAGTGTTCAACTACCTGTGCACGGACGTTTACGTGCAGGAAGCGGACGCCTGCATCCGTTGGAACGACGCTGCCATCGCCATCGACTGGCCGATCCAGGCGCCGTTGCTGTCGCCCAAGGACAGCGCGGCGCCGTTCCTGGAGGAGATTCCCGCCGAGCGCCTGCCGATCTTCCCGTCGTGA
- a CDS encoding DUF6311 domain-containing protein translates to MNFGRAVAIVCPLLAAAFGATWAHLALGRTGIDPASVKWLWGDLAQVYVAWSQYLSDPDAIWLNTTRLSYPLPISVSLFDPMPLLLLLSRPFAGVLGEGRQYFGYYFTACLAMQGVFGYFAAQRALRLAGVDDPVWGRCIALIGGVLLASMPYTFFRFQGHAALSSQWVLVLSLWATLATLESGRLRWLALNGAVLLLATGLNPYLALMVAASNAVIVCSMLYRKGERLELMIRLVMLVAIAALGLTIFGFMSASSAATGGYGVYSMNMLGPLDSNGGAKLLHLDVVDATGGQSFEGYTYIGLGMAILCALGPFLVSRRQVTAQRFPFLGAMLAVLCCYVLALSASITLAGYQLELPIPDSVRFLLSRFRGSGRFFWMAGFWLVLILAAAAARRFGAKRAALLLSAILAVQLVDILPLAANTRGNISNASALKLEGVNAGQAHAVLVFPAWQCDHESTPGGLRNYELVGYFALGRHLPTNNFYAARTTADQSEYHCNYPQRLARLDPHAIYLLSGKLYAQYRPDFASGFSCSERPAEPQTGPAFWICEPRK, encoded by the coding sequence ATGAACTTCGGCAGAGCGGTCGCTATAGTTTGTCCTTTGTTGGCAGCTGCCTTCGGGGCGACGTGGGCGCATCTGGCATTGGGGCGTACGGGGATAGATCCTGCCAGCGTCAAATGGCTGTGGGGTGACCTTGCCCAGGTCTACGTAGCGTGGTCGCAGTATCTCTCCGATCCCGATGCCATCTGGTTGAACACCACCCGACTGAGCTATCCGCTGCCGATCAGCGTCTCGCTGTTCGATCCCATGCCATTGTTGTTGCTGCTATCGCGTCCGTTTGCCGGTGTGCTGGGCGAGGGGCGGCAGTATTTCGGATACTACTTCACGGCCTGCCTCGCCATGCAGGGGGTCTTCGGATACTTCGCAGCCCAGCGAGCGTTGCGCCTGGCCGGTGTCGACGATCCGGTATGGGGACGCTGCATCGCGCTGATTGGCGGGGTGTTGCTGGCGTCGATGCCGTATACGTTCTTTCGCTTCCAGGGCCACGCCGCATTGTCTTCCCAGTGGGTGTTGGTGCTGTCGCTGTGGGCAACCCTGGCCACGTTGGAGTCGGGCAGGTTGCGTTGGCTCGCGCTCAACGGCGCGGTCCTGTTGCTGGCCACCGGTCTGAATCCCTACCTGGCGCTCATGGTAGCTGCGAGCAATGCCGTGATTGTTTGTTCGATGCTCTACCGAAAGGGTGAGCGGCTGGAACTTATGATCCGGTTGGTGATGTTGGTCGCCATCGCTGCCCTGGGACTGACGATATTCGGTTTCATGAGCGCTTCGTCCGCGGCCACCGGCGGTTATGGCGTCTACTCGATGAACATGCTTGGGCCGCTGGATTCCAACGGCGGCGCTAAACTGTTGCATCTGGACGTGGTGGATGCGACCGGCGGTCAGTCCTTTGAGGGCTACACCTACATCGGCCTTGGCATGGCGATCCTCTGTGCGCTTGGACCGTTCCTGGTTTCCAGGCGCCAGGTCACCGCCCAGCGCTTTCCTTTCCTCGGTGCGATGCTGGCAGTTCTGTGCTGTTATGTGCTGGCGTTGTCGGCGAGCATTACGCTGGCTGGATACCAGCTCGAGCTACCGATCCCCGACTCCGTGCGTTTCCTGCTGTCGCGCTTTCGCGGTAGCGGAAGATTCTTCTGGATGGCGGGCTTCTGGCTGGTGCTGATCCTGGCCGCGGCTGCCGCGCGCCGGTTCGGAGCCAAGCGCGCTGCGCTCTTGCTGAGCGCCATACTTGCCGTGCAGCTGGTGGACATCTTGCCGTTGGCCGCCAATACCCGCGGCAATATCTCCAATGCGAGCGCATTGAAGCTCGAAGGGGTGAATGCTGGCCAAGCGCACGCTGTCCTGGTGTTCCCGGCTTGGCAGTGCGATCACGAAAGTACCCCGGGCGGGTTGCGCAACTATGAGCTGGTCGGCTACTTCGCTCTGGGCAGGCACCTACCCACCAACAATTTCTACGCGGCGCGCACAACTGCAGATCAGTCCGAATATCACTGCAACTACCCGCAACGGCTTGCGAGACTCGACCCGCACGCGATCTACTTGTTGTCGGGCAAGCTGTATGCCCAGTACCGGCCGGACTTCGCCAGCGGGTTCAGTTGCTCCGAGCGGCCGGCGGAACCGCAGACCGGGCCGGCATTCTGGATTTGCGAGCCAAGAAAATGA